In Agromyces sp. G08B096, a genomic segment contains:
- a CDS encoding nitroreductase family protein, translating to MASVREAALARRSSPKVTDAAPGDDELAALVEAAGRVADHASLAPWRVIAVRGDARARLGTALAAAAGAEGEAAAKLAAKPLRAPLLVAIVASVTEGHPKVPVWEQEAVAAGVGHLLSLLLDEAGWGVMWRTGPYTRHPAVAAVHGLGEGERLMGWLYVGGRPEGARTTRPSATTAGRLSSLH from the coding sequence GTGGCGTCGGTCCGCGAGGCGGCGCTCGCGAGGCGCTCGTCGCCGAAGGTGACGGATGCCGCGCCCGGCGACGACGAGCTCGCCGCGCTCGTCGAGGCCGCCGGCCGCGTGGCCGACCACGCGTCGCTCGCGCCCTGGCGAGTGATCGCCGTCCGCGGCGACGCCAGGGCCCGGCTCGGGACGGCCCTGGCCGCCGCCGCGGGCGCCGAGGGCGAGGCCGCCGCGAAGCTCGCGGCCAAGCCCTTGCGGGCGCCCCTGCTCGTCGCCATCGTCGCCTCGGTGACGGAGGGGCATCCGAAGGTCCCCGTCTGGGAGCAGGAGGCCGTCGCCGCGGGCGTCGGGCATCTGCTGAGCCTCCTCCTCGACGAGGCGGGCTGGGGCGTGATGTGGCGCACCGGCCCCTACACGAGGCATCCCGCCGTCGCCGCTGTGCACGGACTCGGCGAGGGCGAACGGCTGATGGGCTGGCTCTACGTGGGCGGCCGCCCCGAGGGCGCGCGCACGACCCGCCCGTCCGCGACGACCGCCGGGCGCCTCAGCTCACTGCACTGA
- a CDS encoding thioredoxin domain-containing protein gives MSNGGSSQPRPTRNERREAAREKARLLREEQKRRDRRKKVLVQGGVIVAVVVIAGLVAWAIFNSVKPAGPGPRNMASDGIVLQGVDGAITAVETPALQPGDDPVATVQDDSGDVANIVTYVDYLCPFCGQFEATNAETMRTLVESGAATLEVHPIAILTNKSAGTQYSLRAANAAACVADLSPESFFDYNAILFENQPEEGSTGLTNDQLKQLASDAGVGSLSQVNSCIDDVRFKAWVQDATTRALSGPIPNSDLEAVTGTPTVLVNGKPYEGSLTDPGEFQAFVTQAASESSLEATPTPTPAPAQ, from the coding sequence CGCGAGAAGGCGCGACTCCTCCGCGAGGAGCAGAAGCGGCGCGATCGTCGCAAGAAGGTGCTCGTGCAGGGCGGAGTGATCGTCGCCGTCGTGGTGATCGCCGGTCTCGTGGCCTGGGCCATCTTCAACAGCGTCAAGCCGGCCGGCCCCGGCCCGCGCAACATGGCGAGCGACGGCATCGTGCTGCAGGGCGTCGACGGCGCCATCACCGCGGTCGAGACGCCGGCGCTGCAGCCGGGCGACGACCCCGTAGCCACCGTGCAGGACGACAGCGGCGACGTCGCCAACATCGTCACCTACGTCGACTACCTCTGCCCGTTCTGCGGCCAGTTCGAGGCGACGAACGCCGAGACGATGCGCACGCTCGTCGAGTCGGGTGCCGCGACGCTCGAGGTGCACCCGATCGCGATCCTGACGAACAAGTCCGCGGGCACCCAGTACTCGCTCCGCGCGGCCAACGCCGCCGCGTGCGTCGCCGACCTGTCGCCCGAGTCGTTCTTCGACTACAACGCGATCCTCTTCGAGAACCAGCCCGAGGAGGGCTCCACGGGGCTCACGAACGATCAGCTGAAGCAGCTCGCGTCCGATGCGGGCGTCGGGTCGCTCTCGCAGGTGAACTCCTGCATCGACGACGTCCGGTTCAAGGCGTGGGTGCAGGACGCGACCACGCGCGCGCTGAGCGGACCCATCCCGAACTCCGACCTCGAGGCCGTCACCGGCACCCCCACGGTGCTCGTCAACGGCAAGCCGTACGAGGGTTCGCTCACCGACCCGGGCGAGTTCCAGGCGTTCGTGACGCAGGCCGCGAGCGAGAGCTCGCTCGAGGCCACGCCCACGCCGACCCCGGCACCGGCCCAGTAA
- the msrB gene encoding peptide-methionine (R)-S-oxide reductase MsrB has product MGYRVEKSDEEWRAELDPEQYAVLREAATERPWTGELLDEERAGIYTCAACGAELFKSGTKFDSGCGWPSFYESVRPEAVELIEDTSLGMVRTEVRCAACGSHLGHVFPDGFGTPTGDRYCMNSLALGFTPEA; this is encoded by the coding sequence ATGGGATACCGCGTCGAGAAGAGCGACGAGGAATGGCGCGCCGAGCTCGACCCCGAGCAGTACGCGGTGCTCCGCGAGGCCGCGACCGAGCGCCCGTGGACGGGTGAACTGCTCGACGAGGAGCGCGCCGGCATCTACACCTGCGCCGCGTGCGGCGCCGAGCTGTTCAAGAGCGGCACGAAGTTCGACTCGGGCTGCGGCTGGCCGAGCTTCTACGAGTCGGTCCGCCCCGAGGCCGTCGAGCTCATCGAGGACACCTCGCTCGGCATGGTCCGCACCGAGGTCCGGTGCGCGGCCTGCGGGTCGCACCTCGGCCACGTCTTCCCCGACGGGTTCGGCACGCCCACGGGCGACCGCTACTGCATGAACTCGCTGGCCCTCGGGTTCACCCCCGAGGCCTGA
- a CDS encoding LytR C-terminal domain-containing protein, translating to MAQKFPRDRFDRIPHGMERVGAHRAPRRPGQGWITFGWAALATVVLAAAGIVGVVVFNDRLNFGDEPQASQAPEPTATAAPTVAPDIPVTVLNGTATAGLAARAAETLQAAGIPVGATANASEQDLTESYVYYASPELEGAARGVAQALPEMDVRLDPKFAEIGTPLAVVLGADYATATGG from the coding sequence ATGGCTCAGAAGTTCCCCCGCGACCGGTTCGACCGCATCCCGCACGGCATGGAGCGCGTCGGCGCGCACCGGGCGCCTCGGCGGCCCGGTCAGGGCTGGATCACGTTCGGCTGGGCCGCCCTCGCGACCGTGGTGCTCGCGGCCGCCGGCATCGTCGGCGTCGTCGTCTTCAACGACCGGCTGAACTTCGGCGACGAGCCGCAGGCGTCGCAGGCGCCCGAGCCCACCGCGACGGCGGCGCCAACCGTGGCGCCCGACATCCCCGTCACGGTGCTGAACGGCACGGCCACGGCGGGCCTCGCGGCGCGCGCGGCCGAGACGCTGCAGGCGGCCGGCATCCCCGTCGGCGCCACCGCCAACGCGAGCGAGCAGGATCTCACCGAGAGCTACGTGTACTACGCCTCGCCCGAGCTCGAGGGCGCCGCGCGGGGCGTCGCGCAGGCCCTTCCGGAGATGGACGTGCGGCTCGACCCGAAGTTCGCCGAGATCGGCACGCCGCTCGCGGTCGTGCTCGGCGCCGACTACGCGACCGCCACCGGCGGCTGA
- a CDS encoding DMT family transporter, with the protein MDETSATPTGTIETAASGQVHPHAERTRLPVWVAVGIALACGAGTAVQSRINGELATELADPYTAAAISFGSGLVVLLVALACWRPGRAGFARLRGELRHRRIAWWMLLGGLAGAYFVTTQGLSAGVLGVAVFTVAIVAGQTVGGLVFDVVGLGPGGRRRVTWSRLAGALLALAAIGWAMSAQLVHDVPLLLMLLPFAAGIGAAWQQAVNGRVRGAADSALTSTVLNFAVGTTALVVVMLVHAAAVGFPEALPSEPWLYLGGVLGCLFIAGQAVVVRVIGVLVLALAGVAGQLTAALALDLLLPTHGRTVDAATIGGTVLALAAVGLASLPRRMHRHVAADEQAAGAGSVQ; encoded by the coding sequence ATGGACGAGACATCCGCGACCCCGACGGGCACCATCGAGACGGCCGCGTCGGGGCAGGTGCATCCCCACGCCGAGCGGACCAGGCTCCCGGTCTGGGTCGCCGTCGGCATCGCGCTCGCCTGCGGCGCCGGCACGGCGGTGCAGTCCCGCATCAACGGCGAACTCGCGACCGAGCTCGCCGACCCGTACACGGCGGCCGCGATCTCGTTCGGGTCGGGGCTGGTCGTGCTGCTCGTGGCCCTCGCCTGCTGGCGGCCCGGACGGGCGGGGTTCGCGCGGCTGCGGGGCGAGCTCCGGCACCGCCGCATCGCCTGGTGGATGCTCCTCGGCGGGCTCGCGGGCGCGTACTTCGTGACGACGCAGGGCCTCTCCGCCGGCGTGCTGGGCGTCGCCGTGTTCACGGTCGCGATCGTGGCCGGGCAGACGGTCGGCGGACTCGTGTTCGACGTGGTCGGTCTCGGACCGGGCGGGCGTCGCCGGGTGACGTGGTCGCGCCTGGCGGGAGCGCTTCTGGCGCTGGCGGCGATCGGATGGGCGATGTCCGCGCAGCTCGTCCACGACGTGCCGCTGCTGCTCATGCTCCTGCCCTTCGCCGCTGGCATCGGTGCGGCGTGGCAGCAGGCGGTGAACGGCCGGGTCCGGGGCGCCGCGGACAGCGCGCTGACCTCCACCGTGCTGAACTTCGCCGTCGGCACGACGGCGCTGGTCGTCGTCATGCTCGTGCACGCCGCGGCGGTGGGATTCCCCGAAGCGCTGCCGTCGGAGCCGTGGCTCTACCTGGGCGGTGTGCTCGGCTGCCTGTTCATCGCCGGGCAGGCCGTCGTCGTGCGGGTGATCGGCGTGCTCGTGCTCGCCCTCGCGGGCGTCGCGGGGCAGCTCACGGCCGCGCTCGCGCTCGACCTGCTGCTGCCGACGCACGGGCGAACGGTCGACGCCGCCACGATCGGCGGCACGGTGCTCGCCCTCGCGGCGGTCGGGCTCGCGAGCCTGCCCCGCCGAATGCACCGGCACGTCGCGGCGGACGAGCAGGCGGCGGGCGCCGGTTCAGTGCAGTGA
- a CDS encoding DUF3263 domain-containing protein produces the protein MSDGAAASRPHREPADAPPGASGTTERSTPADALGDLDRRILAFESRSFADPGAKAEAVRAEFGISAARYYRILGGLIDSPAALRHDPMLVKRLQRMRDARAAARSRRTLSLGRSID, from the coding sequence ATGAGCGACGGCGCAGCGGCCTCCCGTCCGCACCGCGAGCCGGCCGACGCGCCACCGGGCGCGTCCGGGACGACGGAGCGCAGCACGCCGGCCGACGCGCTCGGAGACCTCGACCGCCGCATCCTCGCGTTCGAGTCGCGGTCCTTCGCGGATCCCGGCGCCAAGGCCGAGGCCGTCCGCGCCGAGTTCGGCATCTCCGCCGCCCGGTACTATCGGATCCTCGGCGGCCTCATCGACTCGCCCGCTGCGCTCCGGCACGACCCCATGCTCGTCAAACGACTGCAGCGGATGCGCGATGCACGCGCCGCAGCCCGCTCGCGTCGCACCCTGTCCCTCGGCCGGTCGATCGACTGA